The Cohnella abietis genome has a segment encoding these proteins:
- a CDS encoding SRPBCC domain-containing protein → MELKYVFYVGVQPEQLWQVLISPEGTKATFFGSVIRSTFEVGSTLEYVGPGNNGDETVHVYGTVQSFEPNSVISYEEHPGPSYYPNHAELKSRITITLEAVGTSTKLTLVNDQWSDNHPSLSKTEDSWPMILSNIKTFAETGKTLDFGW, encoded by the coding sequence ATGGAGCTCAAATATGTATTTTACGTCGGCGTACAGCCAGAACAGCTATGGCAAGTGCTAATCTCTCCGGAAGGAACCAAGGCTACCTTCTTTGGGAGCGTCATACGTTCAACCTTTGAAGTGGGGAGCACGTTAGAGTATGTCGGCCCGGGCAACAATGGCGATGAGACGGTTCATGTCTATGGCACGGTGCAAAGCTTTGAACCAAATAGTGTTATTAGCTATGAAGAGCATCCCGGACCATCCTATTACCCAAATCACGCCGAGCTGAAAAGCAGAATTACGATCACACTTGAGGCCGTAGGTACTAGTACAAAGCTGACTTTGGTGAATGATCAATGGTCAGACAACCATCCTTCCCTCTCCAAAACCGAGGATAGCTGGCCCATGATACTAAGTAACATCAAGACTTTTGCAGAAACCGGTAAAACACTTGATTTCGGCTGGTAA
- a CDS encoding methyl-accepting chemotaxis protein: MIRSVKWKQWIAGFGTIQNKFLLIFMSTVLVITIAMTGVSYFFSRNLITSGVEEKLKSQTHQYVSEIENKLLSKALTPQMLTSVVEANGVLGGSISYENPYLDQTTGAAMVKALAPYYDENNNVIGIATHVIDLDSLQQLVMSIPVGRNGSAFMIDSSGMVMSIKDYVKNMKVKLTEDSNESLAHLAKRMLDSAIVEDISIEPSATSQSAPSESALSDDDAGSLEEDESGTVDDEPADDLSDLGLEIDMGSDEEELPAEEQPTNTDVEAPVTVNPENTLIGSEVPQIHLTEGIGAYKDSGRTMRVYYATVPSTGWILALSIPESELYGPLFKLFEPMILIIILACVLVAVFAHLYNRYIIKNVRDIDRLAIAMAEGDFTKRTELRSGNELQRLGDSFNRTLDGLCDTMDSISQFSVEMSAHADQMKSGADETASAAEEIASSIQNVSEGAEKEAKIVLEFKEVAQEVLSRVKVINTSTERMTALASKAQKASEGGNKSLRNVILQMETINHSVQASSEQVQKLKQHSNAIDEIVAFISSIASQTSLLSLNAAIEAARAGESGKGFSVVSMEIRKLADQSAQAAGDIGRLLAEIQGSITHAAYRMEEGTGAVEAGIELARAAEKSYGDIGSSIEKVTHQATGVYESIKQIEGSTENMSSSVKDMLVLTSKNANDSSTIAASAEQQTASMQQVAASATHLASLSLLLKEKVQPYRKKR; the protein is encoded by the coding sequence GTGATCCGTAGCGTTAAATGGAAGCAATGGATAGCCGGATTTGGTACGATTCAGAATAAATTCTTACTTATATTCATGTCCACTGTTCTTGTCATCACAATTGCGATGACGGGGGTAAGCTACTTTTTTTCCCGGAATTTAATTACGAGTGGTGTAGAGGAGAAGCTAAAAAGCCAAACGCATCAATATGTGAGTGAAATAGAAAATAAATTGTTATCGAAAGCTCTCACGCCACAAATGCTAACTTCAGTTGTTGAAGCTAATGGTGTGCTTGGTGGGAGTATCTCTTATGAAAATCCTTATTTGGATCAGACTACTGGGGCCGCAATGGTTAAGGCGCTGGCGCCCTATTATGATGAGAATAACAATGTGATAGGCATAGCGACACATGTCATTGACCTCGATAGTCTACAGCAATTGGTTATGAGTATTCCGGTCGGAAGGAACGGCTCGGCTTTCATGATAGATAGTTCGGGAATGGTTATGTCCATCAAAGATTATGTGAAGAACATGAAGGTGAAGCTGACCGAGGATTCCAATGAATCATTGGCCCATTTGGCTAAGCGGATGCTGGATTCTGCCATAGTAGAGGACATCTCAATTGAACCAAGTGCAACAAGTCAAAGCGCTCCGAGTGAGAGTGCATTGAGTGATGATGATGCGGGCTCCTTAGAAGAGGATGAAAGTGGAACGGTAGATGATGAACCAGCAGATGATCTGAGCGATTTAGGATTAGAAATAGATATGGGTTCAGACGAGGAGGAATTGCCTGCTGAAGAGCAACCTACAAATACGGACGTGGAAGCTCCGGTAACTGTGAATCCTGAGAACACTCTTATTGGAAGTGAAGTACCACAAATTCATTTGACTGAAGGTATCGGAGCGTATAAGGATTCTGGGCGCACTATGCGTGTTTACTATGCGACTGTACCTAGTACGGGCTGGATATTAGCCCTTTCTATTCCGGAGAGCGAGCTTTACGGACCACTATTTAAGCTTTTCGAGCCGATGATCTTGATTATTATCCTAGCATGCGTGCTAGTCGCTGTATTTGCCCATCTATACAATCGTTATATTATTAAGAACGTTAGAGATATAGATCGCTTAGCCATAGCCATGGCGGAGGGTGATTTTACGAAGCGAACTGAGCTTAGATCCGGTAACGAGCTTCAGCGGCTCGGGGATAGCTTTAATCGGACCTTAGACGGCTTATGTGATACGATGGACAGCATTTCGCAATTCTCGGTTGAAATGTCAGCTCATGCCGACCAAATGAAGTCCGGTGCCGATGAGACGGCTTCTGCAGCAGAAGAGATCGCAAGCTCCATCCAGAATGTATCGGAAGGCGCGGAGAAGGAAGCTAAAATTGTATTGGAATTCAAGGAAGTAGCACAGGAAGTGCTGAGCAGGGTTAAAGTCATTAACACAAGCACAGAACGAATGACAGCATTAGCATCTAAGGCGCAGAAGGCATCCGAAGGAGGTAATAAATCGTTAAGAAATGTCATCTTGCAGATGGAAACGATTAATCATTCGGTTCAGGCCTCGTCTGAGCAAGTGCAGAAGCTGAAGCAGCATTCTAACGCCATTGACGAAATCGTTGCATTTATATCTTCGATTGCTTCACAGACGAGCCTGCTTTCTCTTAATGCGGCGATTGAGGCTGCTAGGGCTGGAGAATCGGGCAAAGGCTTCTCAGTGGTATCTATGGAAATACGGAAGCTAGCCGATCAATCCGCTCAAGCAGCTGGAGATATTGGCCGACTGCTGGCAGAAATCCAAGGCTCTATTACTCATGCGGCGTATCGCATGGAAGAAGGTACGGGGGCAGTAGAGGCTGGAATCGAGCTCGCTCGCGCTGCAGAGAAGTCATACGGCGATATTGGAAGTAGTATCGAGAAGGTGACGCACCAAGCGACAGGGGTATACGAGTCGATTAAACAAATTGAAGGCAGTACGGAGAACATGAGCTCATCAGTGAAAGATATGCTGGTGCTGACCTCTAAGAACGCTAATGATTCAAGTACAATTGCGGCTTCAGCGGAGCAACAGACCGCTTCCATGCAGCAGGTTGCCGCTTCAGCAACCCATCTCGCAAGCTTATCCTTATTATTGAAGGAAAAAGTGCAGCCCTATAGGAAAAAGAGATAG
- a CDS encoding AraC family transcriptional regulator, with amino-acid sequence MDPKKDFTTKGILQAEAGREKFKLSRYEPAEELRLYIQHYWAVEWDLRGHEPYRQSVLSHPNVNLVFEPGLTRVYGVWEGASEQLLQDQGSVFAVKFNPGGFQPFWKQSVSQLTGQAIPITDVFGKSAASLEKEIFACSDVPSRVGRINNFFLEHLPKHDNNVSLINDIVAALIADRGILKVEQLAGIFDISVRTLQRLFSKYVGVNPKGVIQRYRLHEVAENIEKGEAIDWLKLAVDMGYYDQAHFIKDFKAILGKSPEEYVRMVDH; translated from the coding sequence ATGGATCCCAAGAAAGATTTTACGACAAAAGGTATATTGCAGGCGGAAGCGGGCAGGGAGAAGTTCAAGCTCTCCCGGTATGAGCCAGCTGAAGAGCTTCGATTGTACATACAGCATTACTGGGCAGTGGAGTGGGATTTAAGAGGACATGAGCCATATCGTCAGAGCGTGCTTTCCCATCCTAACGTTAATCTAGTTTTTGAGCCCGGTCTTACCCGTGTGTATGGGGTTTGGGAGGGAGCCTCGGAGCAGCTGCTTCAAGATCAGGGTAGCGTATTTGCTGTTAAGTTTAATCCCGGCGGATTCCAGCCCTTCTGGAAGCAATCTGTCTCACAATTAACGGGACAGGCTATTCCCATAACGGATGTTTTCGGTAAGTCGGCTGCATCTCTTGAGAAAGAAATTTTTGCCTGTAGTGATGTGCCGAGCCGAGTGGGTAGAATAAATAATTTTTTCCTAGAGCATCTTCCTAAGCATGATAATAACGTATCGCTCATTAACGACATTGTAGCCGCCCTTATTGCAGATAGAGGGATTCTTAAGGTCGAGCAATTAGCTGGTATATTCGATATCAGTGTAAGAACCCTGCAACGACTCTTTAGCAAATACGTTGGCGTGAATCCCAAAGGAGTCATTCAGCGTTATCGTCTTCACGAGGTGGCAGAGAATATCGAAAAAGGCGAAGCCATAGACTGGTTAAAGCTGGCCGTGGATATGGGGTATTATGATCAGGCACATTTCATTAAAGATTTCAAAGCTATCCTCGGTAAATCACCGGAAGAGTACGTGAGGATGGTTGACCACTAG